One Catharus ustulatus isolate bCatUst1 chromosome 20, bCatUst1.pri.v2, whole genome shotgun sequence DNA window includes the following coding sequences:
- the LOC117005479 gene encoding TBC1 domain family member 24-like: MLQVGLSLPRSPGGAAAAFPMAEPAAGEDTGTGQEVLGSSPITIVVTSEADTWDIDTSSCLGCGQFVDWDKMPEPQQAAQIPRDVLDRPPKELKRLAREGCWGWSHAGRARLYPRLIQRVPCRLVTPDALVYRDVAGRLFGKPSVSSHPLPEFLEGCPMPTYCLNPHGVTALKKILICVGTLFPDITHSPLLPALAALLLHYSEDEAQCFESVSRLIASNAPHAGYIDQSFLAHQASCMTFGDLANKHCPAAHKLIASAAENVLEVYSEWLSWLFPGLPFGYAVRVLDMFLLEGQKVLYRIALALLKQFRLSVAPAGLQGSDIKAELQAFVRNIAQHMSVDKLLERAFGIRLFSRKEIWLLQMANRKALMERGITVVQKRPSFHLAVDMQNFSSSIVTAQEMRLVWSWIPERFSLFPPLLLFSTSEDGCSLQRFYTCCEGYEPTVLLIKTTEGEVCGAFLSSDWSERKKSGATSGFFGTGECFVFTVRPEAERYEWVFIKKPELAKAVPRSPSPAPEARLGPSRDSRSSSPNHLAVPSPQRRGRLSPFLAVRHFLLPSKTASMFMSGSRDGIVIGGGGGQALSLDASLLWGHTEHCETFDNPPLCQENFQVQLLEVWGFQSA, from the exons ATGCTGCAGGTGGGGCTCAGCCTGCCCCGCTCCCCCGGGGGCGCGGCCGCCGCCTTCCCCATGGCCGAGCCGGCCGCGGGCGAGGACACGGGCACCGGGCAAG AGGTTCTTGGCTCATCCCCGATCACCATCGTGGTCACGTCCGAGGCTGACACCTGGGACATCGacacctcctcctgcctgggctgcgGGCAGTTCGTGGACTGGGACAAGATGCCGGAGCCGCAGCAGGCGGCGCAGATCCCGCGGGACGTGCTGGACAGGCCCCCGAAGGAGCTGAAGAGGCTGGCGAGGGaaggctgctggggctggagccacgcgggccgggcccggctcTACCCCCGGCTCATCCAGCGGGTCCCCTGCCGCCTCGTCACCCCCGACGCGCTCGTGTACAGGGACGTGGCCGGCCGGCTCTTCGGGAAGCCCAGCGTGAGCTCCCACCCTCTGCCCGAGTTCCTGGAGGGCTGCCCCATGCCCACCTACTGCCTCAACCCGCACGGGGTCACGGCCCTGAAGAAGATCCTCATCTGCGTGGGCACCCTGTTCCCCGACATCACGCACAGCCCCCTCCTGCCCGCGCTGGcggcgctgctgctgcactACAGCGAGGACGAGGCGCAGTGCTTCGAGAGCGTCTCTCGCCTCATCGCCAGCAACGCTCCCCACGCCGGCTACATCGACCAGTCCTTCCTGGCCCACCAGGCCTCCTGCATGACCTTTGGGGACCTGGCCAACAAGCACTGCCCGGCAGCCCACAAGCTCATAGCCAGCGCCGCCGAGAACGTCCTCGAGGTCTACTCGGAGTGGCTGTCGTGGCTCTTCCCCGGGCTGCCCTTCGGCTACGCCGTGCGGGTGCTGGACATGTTCCTGCTGGAGGGCCAGAAGGTGCTGTACCGCAtcgccctggccctgctcaaGCAGTTCCGGCTCTCGGTGGCCCCGGCcgggctgcagggctctgacatcaaggcagagctgcaggcttTCGTGAGGAACATCGCCCAGCACATGTCTGTGGACAAACTCCTGGAGAGAGCCTTTGGCATCCGCCTGTTCTCCCGCAAGGAGATCTGGCTTCTGCAGATGGCCAACAGGAAGGCGTTGATGGAGAGGGGCATCACCGTGGTGCAGAAAAG GCCGTCCTTCCACCTGGCTGTGGACATGCAGAACTTCAGCTCCAGCATTGTCACGGCACAGGAGATGCGCCTGGTCTGGTCCTGGATCCCCGAGCGCTTCTCGCTCTTCCCCCCGCTGCTGCTCTTCTCCACCTCCGAGGAcggctgcagcctgcagag GTTCTACACGTGCTGTGAAGGCTACGAACCCACGGTGCTACTCATCAAAACCACCGAGGGGGAG GTGTGTGGGGCGTTTCTCTCCTCTGACTGGAGCGAAAGGAAGAAGAGTGGAGCCACGTCGGGCTTCTTTGGGACAGGGGAGTGCTTTGTGTTCACT GTGCGCCCCGAGGCAGAGAGGTACGAGTGGGTGTTCATCAAGAAGCCGGAGCTGGCCAAGGCCGTGCCGCGCTCGCCTTCCCCCGCTCCCGAAGCCCGGCTCGGCCCCTCCCGGGACAGccgcagctccagccccaaccACCTCGCCGTGCCCTCGCCGCAGAGGAGAGGCCGCCTGTCCCCGTTCCTGGCCGTCAGGCacttcctcctgccctccaaAACCGCCTCCATGTTCATGTCTGGCTCCCGGGACGGGATCGTTATCG GTGGAGGGGGAGGCCAAGCCCTGTCCCTGGACGCCAgcctgctctggggacacacgGAGCACTGCGAGACCTTCGACAACCCCCCGCTCTGCCAGGAGAACTTCCAGGTGCAGCTCTTGGAAGTGTGGGGCTTTCAAAGCGCGTAG